GCCTGTCATAGCCACAAATCGACCCCGACGCTGCAATGCTTGAACAATTCGCAATTTGTGTTCTGGGGCTACTCGTGCGTAAATGCTTACCAAGTCTACATTTTGCTCTAGTTCTTGGTCGCTCATGCGTTGCAATTCTTGACCGATGAGGACTCTATCCCCTTCTTTGGCAATTCCCAAATCAGTAGCGATCGCTCTTGCTGTTAACTGGTGATCGCCGGTGATCATAACCGGACGAATTCCCGCATCCCGACATTCTTGCACAGCTGCCCTTACTTCTGGACGCGGTGCATCCAACATTCCCACCAATCCCAGCCAGACTAATTGTTGCTCGGAAGCTTCATCTGAGTTTTCTGGTGGTACTTCTGTCAAGGGTTTGTAAGCGAAACCCAGCACCCGCAAACCTTTACTCGCCATATTATCATTTTCGGCGAGAATTTGTTTACGTTGCGCGTCGGTTAATTCTGCTGACTTATCGCCTAAATAAATTTGGGTGCAACGTGCCAAAATCAACTCTGGTGAGCCTTTGGTGAACATTAAGTAACGTTCTTGATTTAACATGTGAGCGATCGCTGGATCGACCGCTGTCATCGGTGATACTCCTGTAGAGACTTCTTCAACTTGAGTAATTACGCTCATCCGCTTGCGTTCTGAAGAAAAGGGAAACTCAGCTACACGGGGTAACTTACTAGCCCATTGGTCTTTTTCAATACCAGCTTTTCCAGCAAGCGTGACCAAAGCCCCTTCTGTCGGGTCGCCTAAAATTATCCATTGCCCTTTTTCTTGTTGCAGCACCGAATCATTGCAAACGGCACAAGCTACAAGCATTGCGGGGATTTCCGGACGCTGGTCAACAGAAACATTTTGACCGTCTAACTGAAAATCACCTGTAGGAGCGTATCCTTCACCCGTAACCCGAAAAGACGAGTTATTGGTATAAACTGATTGCACCACCATTTTATTTTGCGTCAGGGTGCCAGTTTTATCAGAGCAGATGGTGGTGACACTGCCTAAAGTTTCTACTGCTGGCAATTTACGAATTAAGGCATTTCGCTTTACCATTCGCTGCGTTCCCAGTGCCAAAGTCACTGTAATTACAGCGGGTAAACCTTCGGGAACTACCGCTACTGCCATACTTAAAGAAACTTCCACAAGTTCTTGGAGGTTGCTAAAACCTCTATCGGCGATGACACCACCAACAATAACGATCGCGACTAAAATTAAAGAACCAGTAACTAAAACGTTACCTAATTGAGTCATCCGTTGCTGCAAGGGGGTATCTTCAGTTTCCACTGCTTGCAACATCGCGGCAATTTTCCCAAGTTCTGTTGTCATTCCGGTATTCGTTACCAGAACCTTCGCACGTCCTTGGACGACTTCTGTACCTTGAAAGACTAAATTCAGGCGATCGCCTAATGATGTTTCTTGCGGTAAAGTTAATACAGCTCGTTTATTTACAGCTTCTGCTTCGCCCGTTAGTGCCGACTCTCGAATTTGCAAATTAGACTCTTCGATTAAGCGTCCATCTGCGGCTATTTGCACCCCGGCTTCTAGGAGAATAACATCTCCAGGTACAATATCCTTGCCGGCGACATCTAGGAGTTTGCGATCGCGGATAACTCGCACATGTGGAGAAGAAAGTTTTTTCAGAGCCGCGAGAGCTTTTTCAGCACGACTTTCTTGAACATAGCCGAGTATACCATTGAGGATGACAATCGCTAAAATAGCGATCGTGTCTTTAAATGGTACTTCACCAGGCTTAAGTCCGCCCGATTGCCAAGACAGGAAATCTAAACCTCCAGAAATCAAGGCTACGGCTATCAGCATCAACAACATAATGTTCTTGAACTGATCGAGTAGAATTTCCCAGGCACTACGACCACCACTTTCTTCTAGTTCATTGGAGCCGTATTTCTGCAACCGCTGTTCTACTTCTTGGGGTGTTAAGCCATAGTCTGCGTTACTATCGAGCAGGTCTAACGCTTTATTAACTTCTAAACTATGCCAAACGGGGGCACCTTCGGGCAAAGAATTAGCAGACATCGTGTTGGTCACAGGAAATGGTTACAAAATTCGATCATAATCTTAGTGATGGCGATAAAACATCAATTAAAGTTACATTCACGCTATTGACAGGTTGTCACAGTATAAGTGTAATTTCTGAGATTTGCTAATTTTTACTGTGAAAATATATTATGTATTCTTGCTGGTAAACAAGTTTATTAGAACACATTATATTTTTGGCAAAAAACTTTTGCACTATAAGTAAAGTTTTTCTTACACCCTTCACTTTTCTCCTCACAGCAAAGAAATCAGCACTTTGGTTATACAAAAAATACTACAATAGATTCTAGGCGTGCTTAACCGTCAATGAATATGCTTAATATGAGTTTTGCACTCCCAAGTTTGACTGCGAGCCAAATGTTTAGGCAAAGGACAATTCGACCGCTTAGTGCTGCTGCCTTATGTGGCATAGCTTTTATCCAGGATACACTCATCGCGATCGACACCCCCAAAGGGCATCTACTCCAAATCGATCCGCTCTCCGACAATACCAAAATTCTTAATTCCCACCAAGTCAGGGAATTTAGGGATGTAACAGGTCTTGCCGTGTGGTCAGATACGCTGTGGGTAACGCGGGATAACAGTGTTTATTTGTGTAACCTGAATTCTTTAGGTTTAGAGCATTTTGTTACATTACCCTATCCCGCTGACGGCGTTGCGGTTTGGGAATCAACCGTTTATGTCAGCTGCCAAAAGTTAGGCAGTATTTTGATTTTTGACCGAGAGACGCGAAAAGAGATTACTAGATTTTATGCTCCTGGCGTGGGAGTGGAAAATTTGGTAGTAAGTCAGGAAACTCTTTGGGTTAGCGACACGATAGAGCAAACAGTTTACTGCATCGACAGAGCTACCGGAGAAGTTCAATTTAGCGTGCTAACGCCGTTTGCATGTCCTACAGGCGTCGCTTTACATAAAAATGGCGAAACAGGTGAAGAAACACTTTTCGTCGCTTATGCTTCAGAGGAGCCGTATATTCGGGATAATCCGAATGCTGACCCGAATTATGAATTGACGTATCGCGATCGCACTTTTATTCACCCGTTACACTATCATTACGATCCAGATAAGCGTTGCGCCCTCTCTAACGGTTATCTGATAGAAATGTCTTATGCTGAGGAAATTTCTCCTTTAGAAGAGGTGTATTTATCAGATGTAGAATGGCGAATCGCTTTACCCTCAGAAACTGACCGTCAAAAGGTAAAACACATTGAACCGATTGGTTTGCCTTTCATAGAAGAAGAGAAAGACGGACAACGTGTGGCAGTATTTAAACTTGATACTCTCACCCCAGGTGAACGACATCTGTTTGGCTGGAAAGCACTTTTAGAAGTTCGGGGCATTAAGTATCGCATCACACCCAAAGATGTAGAAGATATTCCGGAAGAATTACCAGAATATCAAGGTCGTTATTTAGTAGATGATGACGACTTAGCAATGGATACTACCATAGTCCGTCGCGCCGCTCGTGATGCAGTTGCTTCAGAAACCAATTTGCTGCGGAAAATGTACAATATCCGCAATTACGTTTACGACGAATTATCATATGGCATCAAACCATACATTGACACGCCAGATATAGTTTTAGAACGCGGTGTTGGTTCTTGTGGGGAATATGTCGGCGTATTGCTTGCTTTATGCCGTTTAAATGATATTCCCTGTCGCACTGTCGGGCGTTATAAATGCCCTGCTATGGGCGAACATAAAAATGTCCCGCTACAACCAGACTTTAATCACGTTTGGTTAGAATTCTACGTTCCGAATATTGGCTGGTTGCCAATGGAATCAAATCCTGATGATATTGGCGATCGCGGTCCTTATCCCACACGCTTTTTTATGGGCTTATGTTGGTATCACATCGAAATTGGCAAAGGTATCACCTTTGAAAGTTTGAGCAGTAAAGGGACACGTTTAACTAAAGAAGATGTGGCGATCGGTGATTTGGCGATTAATCACATTCAGTTTACAATTCTTGAAGAATTACCGCCTTTTTAGGGGTTACAGAGCCTGGGAGTGAAGTACCCCATCTTCAACAAAGTAAGATGGGGTTAATAAATACACATAGGACTGGAAAAGAATGTCAGTAAACCAAAAAGTTTTTCCCTGCATAGCGATCACCAATAAATAATACAGAGCTATAAGCAATCCTAATATATACTATCACCGCTGGTGAAAAATTTTAAGTTAAAAAGTATCACAGGCTACAAAAAAACGATAATCGCTATGCAGAGAAAAAACTTTTTGGTTTACTGATATTTGTTAATGCTGAGGTAAATAAATGACTATAACTGCTGAGGAGTTGTTACAACGTTACGCTGCTGGGGAGAGAGATTTTGCTGGAGTCAGTCTGAGGAAAATTGTACTGGTTAATGCTGATTTGAGAGGGATTAATCTGTCCAATGCTGACTTGACATTTGCTAATTTGATTGCTATCAGGTTGACTGATGCCAATCTGAACCAAGCCGATTTCACTGGGGCTAACCTTACTGGAGCCAGATTGGACAGAAGTAATTTGCAAGGGGTTTCCTTTGAATGTGATGCTGTCGGGGCTATTTTCGACCAAGCCGATTTGCGAGGAGATGGGATGTACAGATCCCGTTTGAATGGGGCTAGATTCGATAAAGCAAATCTTGAAGGAGCCATTTTGGGGTGTACCGACTTGCTCGGGGCTAGTTTCCGAAATGCTAACCTGCGCTCTGTTGACTTGGAAGAAGCTGTTGGTGCTGCCAATTTTACCGATGCCAATCTCTTGGGAGCTAGTACTTATGATTTTGAGTTCAGATTGGGACGTTCTATTTTCTGTAGAACAGTCATGCAGGATGGTAGTATCCGTAATGACGGATGCTTGGGAATTGCCGATAACCTGTGTGAAGAAAAGTAAACAAGGCTCAAATCCTTTTTCCCCCTGCAAGATGCGCCCCCTGCCCCCTGTCTTAGTAGGCATTGGGCATGGGGCATAGGGCAATGGGCATGGGGCAATGCCGTGACCTCCAACCCGTTTGGCATCTCAACGAAAAACAATATTGTTTTGCACAGTGCGTATTACATTTGAATGATACGAATAATTTCTATTGCCATTGATATACACAACGTAGGGGCAGGGCAATGCCGTGACCTCCAACCCATTTGGCATCTCAACGAAAAACAATATTGTTTTGCACAGCGCGTATTACATTTGAATGATACTAATTCCTCTACGGGAAATTACAAATAAATTTTTGGCTGGGGTGAACAGTTCTATGAGGGCACGGCAATGCCGTGCCCCTACGGGAGATATTTGTGGTAGCTTTAGTTCGCAGGTTTGTGAAGATGGAATAATAAGGAAAATATTCGCCCTTGAATCACCATCATTCACCCTTGGATCTCGGTTGTTGCAGTTCCAAGCACGAACTTTCAGCTTCTAAGGCTCAAAACCTTAACATTATGGATTATAAACTCTAACCAATCCCCCATTGCCCAATGCCCCATACCCATTGCCCAATGCCCCATTCAACGTGGCAAATGCACCTTAGCCGGCTTCAAAGAGGAAAAATCACAGATTGAGTTAAACGGACAAAATCGACAGTGATATCCGGGATTTGGCGGAAAAATTTTACTAAAACTATTATTAGTTAGCTGATATCTTTGTAAATCTCGTTGATGTTTTTGAGCAATACTAGCTAACTCAAATTCTAAAGATTCTAATTCGCCTTTTGTAATGCTAATCAACTCAGATTTTTTACTAAACTCTAAATTATAAAATGAAGCAACCGCTCGATATTGCGGATAAAGATAACGAGCAGCTAATAAATAAACTAATGCCTGTCTTCTATCAAAAGCAGATTTACCAGTTTTGAAATCTAAAATATGTAAAGTGTCAGAAGAATCAGAAAAAACACAATCCATCGTCGCATATAAGCGGAAGGAATAATTTTCCCCTTCAATCAAAATAGGTTTGGGGAAGCCTTCATCACCGCGAGTTAATTGAATGATGCGTTTACCCAAAAGTAATGGTTCTTCATGATATTTATTTAAAATTTGCAATACGCGCTGCTGAACTTCCTCGCTTGAGTAATTTAATTTCAGTAGCTGTGCAACTTTTTCTACACCGTCTCTTGAGTTCAACAAGTGTCGATTGTGATGAAACTCATAAACGCCTTTTTGGGCAAGTAGCCCAATGCGCTGAGGTGCAGTGGCTGTTTTCAACAGTGCTTTGACTAGTGGATCGTGTTGACGCGCTTTGACAAACCCCCGTCTCATCTGGCAATGCCAGCGTTCTTGCCCGGAAGCTGGGGCAATTAAAGACCAAAGGTGATAACTGGCAAAAGGTTGATCGGGGGTTGACATTGCTCAGAAACAGTGAGAAAAAATACGGTGGGGAGAAGTACGATCGCTCTTAACCGCAATTCATAACTTCGGTAGATAGTTGCAGCTACACACGCTTTGCGGGAAGCTTCATATAGTATTCATCATGGACTCAATGGAAGTAGCAAATATGAGCGCGAGTAGCAATGACGGTAAAATCAAGTTTGGTACTGACGGATGGCGAGGAATTATCGCCGATGACTTTACTTTCCCAAATGTGCGGAAAGTAACAAGAGCGATCGCTAGTTACCTGGAAACGGCTTACACTAAAGACCGACCAGTTCTCGTAGCTTATGATACTCGCTTTTTAGCTGACCAGTTTGCCCAGACAGCAGCCCAAGTATTGGCAGACTTAGGTTGGACGGTAAAAATTACTGACAGGGATTGTCCCACACCAGTAATCGCTTACAATGCCCGTCACTTAAATTCAGCCGGGGCACTGATGTTTACTGCCAGTCATAATCCTGCACCCTATTGTGGGATTAAATACATCCCGGATTATGCAGGTCCTGCCACTCCAGAGATTACTGATACTATTGTGGCAAATATTGAAGGAGCATCGGATGAATTGCCCAAAACCAATTCAAGTGAGAAAATTTCCACTTTTGACCCAAAACCGGAGTATATGAAGTTTATCTACACTTTATTAGATGTAGATAAAATCAAGAGCGCTCAGTTAAAGGTCAAGTACGATGCTTTATATTCCACATCTCGCGGCTATTTAGATGAAGTTTTGCAACATTGTGGCTGCGAGTTAGAAAGTTTTCACACCTACCGCGATGTTCTTTTTGGTGGCGGAATGCCAGAACCAAAAGGCGAACAACTGGTAGAGTTAGTAGAAGCAGTACGCACAGGTAAAGCAGATTTAGGTTTGGCGACGGATGGAGATAGCGATCGCTTTGGCATTGTCGATGAACAAGGCAACGTCCTCACCCCGAATACCGTGTTACTACTGCTAGCACGCCATTTAATTAAGAATAAAGGCAAAAAAGGCGCGATCGTCCGCACGGTAGCGACAACTCATCTTTTGGACAATTTTGCCGCTAAATACGGGGTGGAACTTTATGAGACACCAGTCGGGTTTAAATACATCGGCGAAAAAATGCGCGAAACCACCGTTTTGATTGGTGGAGAAGAATCCGGAGGTTTGAGCATCATCGGACATATCCCGGAAAAAGACGGCGTATTAGCCGATATGCTAGTGGCAGAAGCGATCGCCTACGAAGGCAAACCGCTGAGTCAAATGGTAACTGAAGCGATCGCCGAAGCAAATGGTCCCCTTGACAACAAACGTCTTGATTTGCACCTAGACGATGCCCATAAAGCTGCGGTTATCGACTCTTTTACCAAAAACCCCCCCGCAGAAGTTGCAGGCATTAAAGTCAAAGAAGTAGGGCGCAAAGACGGCATTAAACTTTACTTGGAAGAAGGTAGCTGGGTTCTGCTGCGTCCTTCGGGTACAGAACCTTTGATGCGCGTTTATCTGGAAACCAACTCCCCAGAAAAGCTAGCCAAAATCGCTCAAGAAATGGAGAGCGTAATTGCTAAACTAGAGCCAGTAAAAGTTTAATGGGTAATGGGGAATTGGTAATTGGTAATTGGTAATTGTTCTTTCCCCATTCCCCATTCGCTATTACCCATTACCCATTCCCCATTCCCCATTCCCAACTAAAATGAAAACTCTAGCTAATTTGCTGATATCGTTAGTTGTAGCTATTTGGGTAGTGGCGATCGCTATTATTTCCGTCCAAAATGCTACGCCAGTATCTTTAAAATTCTTTACTTTCCAGTCGATTCAAATCCCAGTCGGTTTAGTACTAGCTTTTAGTGCTGGTGTCGGGATAATTGGCGTTGCATTGTTGCAGCCTTTATGGGGTCTTTCTGGCTCTCCACAGCGTAATTATAGATCGCAAGACGATGCAGAATTTTTTGTAGACGACGAAGATTTTTGATACAGCTTGATTTTAGGCGTAGAACACTGAAATTATTTAAATACAGCGTTATGATACGCAAATTCAAATAGAATCCCGAAAAAAAAGTTTTTTTGGGGAGATCCAAAAAATAAAATATCATCCCGGCATAACCCAGATCCGCGATACCCAACCAACCATTTCAATACACGGGTGGATATTTTATTACTTGTAAGTGCCTTGCCTAATTTCCAGATGAGTCTAATGTTTTTCGCGGTCGTCCTCCTCGCTTGCCGTTTTCACGCGCTGCCCTTGCTTTTGCAGTTGAGCTTACGGAACCTCCTCGGCTGCCTAATTCAGCCATCCAAGCCTTAGTACCGAATATTCCCACCATCAAAGCTGGAATGCTCATATCTACATCCAGCTGTTCCCAGTGCAGCCCCTCACCAGATGGAGTAACTTCCACATTATTAAGTTTATCTGGAGATGCACCCGCTAATCCCTGAACCAATTCAGGGGGAAATAAGAAAGTAGCCCCTGAGCGCAGTTCAATGACGATGCGATTCAAATTTAAATCATAATGGGCAGCTTGAGCGCGTGGCTCAGAGGCATCAGCCATAGCTGCCGCTGCTCTTGCCTGGGCTATCTCATTATTTAAGGTTTCCTCCGTCAAATCTAGGTTCTTCATGAATTTCTCTCCATTTTTCTAATAGTTCCGTTTGGTGTTCGATCACCAGGTTTAGCGCTTTTGTTGCATCTTTATTGCTCATGTTCCAGACTGCGAGGAATGTAGGACGCTCAGTTTCACTTCCGAGGTTAATCTTGGCTTCTCCCTCAGCTTTAAGAACATGGACATGGGATGGAAGATGATCGTTGGGGTAAATACGAACATTAAAGCCATCTTTATTAAATACAGTTGCCATTAAAAAATACTAATAACTTTTTTTATATATTTTCAGAATAACCCAAGCGCTTGGGTTATGTCAACCAATAAAAAAACCCTGCCAGTCAAGACAAGGTTGAAAGTTATATCGCTACAGCGTTTGCAGGCTATCTCTACTTCGTCTCCATCCAATTTTCACCCGCACGCACATCTACAATTAACGGCACACTCAACTGTACGGCATTTTCCATCACCGACTTAATTTGCGGTTCTAATTCTTCCCACTCACTTGGGAGAACTTCAAAAACTAATTCATCGTGAACTTGTAACAATAACCGCGACTGATAATTCTGCAAAATATCATGCATTTTCACCATCGCAATTTTGATAATATCAGCACTAGAACCTTGAATTGGCGCATTAGCAGCAGCACGTAATAATCCTGCATCGTAAGCACCCAAATTACCCAGTTTTTTCAAGTCAATATCTTCTAATTTATTGCCTTTGTACTTGCGGATACTGTTGCTGGTGAAATCAACATAGCGACGACGACCGAGAATAGTTTCGACATATCCTTGAGCGATCGCTTGTTTTTTAACTTTCTCCAAATATTCAAAAACTTTCGGATAGCGACTGTAAAAACGTTGAATAAACTCGTTAGCCAACGTTTTATCTACACCAGTTGAACGCGAAAACCTTAAAGAACCCATTCCATAAATCACGCCAAAATTAATCGTTTTCGCCAATCTTCTTTCATCTGATGTTATATCTTCTTTTTCAAACACCAACCGCGCTGTAACAGTGTGAATATCTTGATTGTTTTGATATGCTTCAACTAAAACTGGTTCTTGACTCAAATGAGCCAAAATTCTTAACTCAATTTGCGAGTAATCAGCAGCTACCATTAACCAACCTGATTCTGGCACAAAAGCCTTACGAATCTGGCGACTAAAAGCAGTGCGAATGGGGATATTTTGCAAATTTGGATTAGATGAAGATAATCTTCCAGTAGATGTCACCGTTTGGTTAAAATCGGTATGCACCCGCTGAGTATCCGGACGCACTAATGCTGGCAGTGCATCTACATAAGTAGACTTTAATTTAGATAAAGTTCGATACTCCATAATCGCATCAACAAAGCCTGTTTCATCGACTTCTTGCAGTTTTTCTAGCGTCGCTGCGTCAGTAGAATAACCCGTTTGAATTTTCCGGGAATACTTGGTGCTTAACCCCAATTTTTCAAACAATATCTCGCTTAATTTTTTCGGAGAACCCAAGTTAAATTTTTCTCCTGCTATTTCAATAGCTTGCTGTTCTAACTTAGCTAAATCTGTTTCTAACTGCTGCGAAAGTTCTTTTAAATAATCTGTATTAATGCGGAAACCTGTATATTCCATTTCCGCTAAAACTGGTTCTAACGGTTGTTCAACTTCTAGTAAAAGCTTATGTAAAGTCGGAATTTTATCTAATTCCTCGCGCAATTTTGGCACTAAGCCAAATGTAGAATACACATCCATCCCGCAATAATTAGCTACTGCGGGAATGTCAATATCAGCGATAGTTTGACCTTTAGGAACTAATTCTAAGTAACTTTTTGCTGTCAAATCCAAATATTTTTTAGACAAGTCACCCAAATTATGGCTACCATCTGGATTCAACACATAACTTGCCAACATTGAGTCAAATACTACACCCGCTAACTTAATTCCTTGACATCGGAGAACTAAGCGGTCAAATTTTGCATTCTGCAACGCTTTCGGATAATTGGCACTTTCTAAAATCGGACGTAATGCTTTTAGAGCAATTTCTTGATTCAGATTATCCCCAATTTTATGATTAAGAGGAATATAAGCCATTTCATCAAGTTTGCTTCCCCAGCAACAGCCAATTCCCACCAAAGAAGCATCACGAGGTTCTAAATCGGTGGTTTCAGTGTCCCAAGCAACGGGTGTTTCTACATTGGTAAATTTTTCTAAAAGTTTGACTAATTCGTTTAGTTTAACTTCTGTATCGATGATGCGTGGTTGAATTGGGGAAGCTGATTGCCGTTGCGCTGCTGCGGTATCCTCAGCAGTGAAAAACCACAAATCATTATCTTCGTTTGTGTGAATTTGTTTTGGTGTTTCGGCTTTTGGTGTTTCTTCAATTGTCCCACCAAATTGTTGCTGAAGTTCGTTAATTTTGTTTAAAAAAGTCTTGAATTCTAACTTATCTAAAAGCGGTGCAAGGATGCTAGTATCAAATCCGGTTAATTTACAATTTTCTAAATTAACTTCTATCGGCACATCAACAACTATATTTGCTAAATAGCGAGAATGTTCGGCATCTTGTTTACCGGCTTCCAATTTTTTTTGAGTACCTTCTTTAATTTCACCTAAAGAAGCATATATATTCTCAAGATTACCGTAGGTATTTAGCAGTTGCACTGCTGTTTTTTCTCCGATTCCCTTAACTCCGGGAATATTATCTGATTTATCGCCACAAAGAGCTTTATAATCGACAACTTGCGATGGTAAAATGCCTAATTTTTGTTTAACTTGTTCTGGTGCAAATTCGGTAATAGTACTTGTAGAACGCTTTAAAGCGTCTGGACTAAAATATAAAACAGTAATTTCTTTTTGTGGGTCAACGAGTTGAAATAAATCGCGATCGCCTGTAAGAATTTTCACTCTATACCCAGCGCCAGTTGCTTTTTGTGCTAAAGTTCCCAATACATCATCTGCCTCGAAACCTGGAGCGGTGAAAATTGGCAAATTGAAACCATCAAGTAACTCGTGCAGATTTTTCAAGTCAGGAACAAAATCTTCTGGTGTTCCTGGACGATCGGCTTTATAAGTATCGTCAGCTTCGTGACGGAAGGTTGGTAAACCCAAATCAAAAGCAACAGCCATCGCTTGTGGGTGTTCGGTTTGCATTACCTCCAGCAAGGACTTGAGAAAGCCAAAACATACACTGGTGGGAATCCCCGTTTTTGTACGCAGTCCTCCATCTCGTCCTTTAGCGAAAGCGAAGTAAGAACGAAAAGCGAGGGAGTGTCCATCGACTAAGATGAATGTGGGACGTGTCGCGTTTGTAGAATCGGAAGTCAACTGATTTGAGGGTGTTTGAGACATAGCCCTATTTTAGCTATTAGTCTCTACTTAGTGTCGAACTAAAAGCTGAATCATAAATTTAGTACCCTGTCCTGGGACAGAGACGCAATCAATAGAACCACCGTGTTTTTCCACCACAATAGCCTTTGCGATCGCTAATCCCAACCCTGTACCTTTACCAACACCTTTTGTAGTAAATAAATAGTCAAATATTTTTGATTTTACTTCTTCGTTCATCCCCTTACCATTATCAGCAATGGCAATTTTCACTAAATCATTTTCGACTGAAGTTGTAATTGTAATGCAGTTACGATTGGCTTGAATTTCTTCAAAGCTGCGTCCATGATTAAATTCATCTAATGCATCAATAGCATTAGCCAGAAGATTCATAAATACCTGATTTAATTGACCAGGAAAACATTCTACTTGAGGTAAATTACCGTAGTTGGTGACAACTTCAATCGCGGGGCGTTGTTCGTTAGCTTTCAGACGATGTTTGAGAATAAGAATGGTGCTATCAATCCCTTGGTGGATGTTGAAAGGCACTTTGTAATCTTGATCGGCACGAGAGAAAGTACGTAAACTGGTGCTGATACTTTTCAACCTGTCGCACGCCATCACCATTGAATCAATCATTTTGGGCAAGTCTTCTAAACTATAATCCAAGTCAATTTCTTCGGCGTGGTCAATGATTTCATCACTTTTGTTGGGCGAACTTTCTTGATAGAGTTTCAAGTGTTCAGCAATATCAGCAATGGTAGGTTTAGCTTGTTTGAGACTGGCAGAAATAAAACCCAAAGGGTTGTTCATTTCATGGGCTACACCTGCCACAAGATTACCCAGTGCAGACATTTTTTCACTTTGCACCATTTGTAATTGTGCTTGTTGCAGGTTTTGTAAAGCAGTTTCTAGCTCTTGTGCTTTTTGTTGAAGTTGGACTTCGGCAACTTTGCGTTCGCGTAGCGCAGCTTGCTGTTCTGTAATATCATCTGCTAGGGAAGCAACTCCGATTAACTCGCCATCTGCATTTACAAGCGGATTGTTATACCAAGCGCAAATGATAATTTTACCATCCTTTGTCACATTTTCATTGATACTGTAATTGCCGCCCTCCTGCGATACAATTTCGACGCTGACTCGCTCCATTTCTGCTTGAATTATTTCAGGAATGATGAATTTGAATCCACAACCCAAAGCCTCTTGTTTGCTGTAGCCAAATATTCTTTCTGCGGCTGGGTTCCAGTCAGTAACTTGATAATTGGTATCCCACTCGATGACTGCTAATGGAGTTTGCTGAACTAATAGCTGGAGTCGTTGCTGGGATGCTTGCAAACCAGACTGTGCGGTGCTTAACTCCTCAAGCGATCGCTCTAGCTGTTGGGAATACTCTAGCGATCGCTCATAAAGTCGGGAATTTTCCAAAGAAATTGCTGCTTGAGCGCAAAGTAAATTTAGCAGTTCAACGCGATCGCTTGTGAACGCCCCTGTCACTAAATTATTTTCTAGATACAACACTCCAAGTAACTTACC
Above is a genomic segment from Tolypothrix sp. NIES-4075 containing:
- a CDS encoding cation-translocating P-type ATPase gives rise to the protein MSANSLPEGAPVWHSLEVNKALDLLDSNADYGLTPQEVEQRLQKYGSNELEESGGRSAWEILLDQFKNIMLLMLIAVALISGGLDFLSWQSGGLKPGEVPFKDTIAILAIVILNGILGYVQESRAEKALAALKKLSSPHVRVIRDRKLLDVAGKDIVPGDVILLEAGVQIAADGRLIEESNLQIRESALTGEAEAVNKRAVLTLPQETSLGDRLNLVFQGTEVVQGRAKVLVTNTGMTTELGKIAAMLQAVETEDTPLQQRMTQLGNVLVTGSLILVAIVIVGGVIADRGFSNLQELVEVSLSMAVAVVPEGLPAVITVTLALGTQRMVKRNALIRKLPAVETLGSVTTICSDKTGTLTQNKMVVQSVYTNNSSFRVTGEGYAPTGDFQLDGQNVSVDQRPEIPAMLVACAVCNDSVLQQEKGQWIILGDPTEGALVTLAGKAGIEKDQWASKLPRVAEFPFSSERKRMSVITQVEEVSTGVSPMTAVDPAIAHMLNQERYLMFTKGSPELILARCTQIYLGDKSAELTDAQRKQILAENDNMASKGLRVLGFAYKPLTEVPPENSDEASEQQLVWLGLVGMLDAPRPEVRAAVQECRDAGIRPVMITGDHQLTARAIATDLGIAKEGDRVLIGQELQRMSDQELEQNVDLVSIYARVAPEHKLRIVQALQRRGRFVAMTGDGVNDAPALKQADIGIAMGITGTDVSKEASDMVLLDDNFATIVAATKEGRVVYTNIRRFIKYILGSNIGEVLTIAASPLLGLGGVPLTPLQILWMNLVTDGLPALALAVEPPEPDVMQRPPFSPRESIFARGLGSYMIRIGIIFAIITIALMWWAYNHTNAPGYQGDRQAWKTMVFTTLCIAQMGHAIAIRSNNRLTIEMNPFSNIFVLGAVVVTTILQLMLVYVPPLRAFFGTHYLNLQELGVCIGFSALMFVWIEAEKIFFRLIGKKTV
- a CDS encoding transglutaminase domain-containing protein; the protein is MSFALPSLTASQMFRQRTIRPLSAAALCGIAFIQDTLIAIDTPKGHLLQIDPLSDNTKILNSHQVREFRDVTGLAVWSDTLWVTRDNSVYLCNLNSLGLEHFVTLPYPADGVAVWESTVYVSCQKLGSILIFDRETRKEITRFYAPGVGVENLVVSQETLWVSDTIEQTVYCIDRATGEVQFSVLTPFACPTGVALHKNGETGEETLFVAYASEEPYIRDNPNADPNYELTYRDRTFIHPLHYHYDPDKRCALSNGYLIEMSYAEEISPLEEVYLSDVEWRIALPSETDRQKVKHIEPIGLPFIEEEKDGQRVAVFKLDTLTPGERHLFGWKALLEVRGIKYRITPKDVEDIPEELPEYQGRYLVDDDDLAMDTTIVRRAARDAVASETNLLRKMYNIRNYVYDELSYGIKPYIDTPDIVLERGVGSCGEYVGVLLALCRLNDIPCRTVGRYKCPAMGEHKNVPLQPDFNHVWLEFYVPNIGWLPMESNPDDIGDRGPYPTRFFMGLCWYHIEIGKGITFESLSSKGTRLTKEDVAIGDLAINHIQFTILEELPPF
- a CDS encoding pentapeptide repeat-containing protein, giving the protein MTITAEELLQRYAAGERDFAGVSLRKIVLVNADLRGINLSNADLTFANLIAIRLTDANLNQADFTGANLTGARLDRSNLQGVSFECDAVGAIFDQADLRGDGMYRSRLNGARFDKANLEGAILGCTDLLGASFRNANLRSVDLEEAVGAANFTDANLLGASTYDFEFRLGRSIFCRTVMQDGSIRNDGCLGIADNLCEEK
- a CDS encoding PD-(D/E)XK nuclease family protein; its protein translation is MSTPDQPFASYHLWSLIAPASGQERWHCQMRRGFVKARQHDPLVKALLKTATAPQRIGLLAQKGVYEFHHNRHLLNSRDGVEKVAQLLKLNYSSEEVQQRVLQILNKYHEEPLLLGKRIIQLTRGDEGFPKPILIEGENYSFRLYATMDCVFSDSSDTLHILDFKTGKSAFDRRQALVYLLAARYLYPQYRAVASFYNLEFSKKSELISITKGELESLEFELASIAQKHQRDLQRYQLTNNSFSKIFPPNPGYHCRFCPFNSICDFSSLKPAKVHLPR